From Candidatus Methylomirabilis lanthanidiphila:
ATCGCCCCTTCACCAAAAAAGGCCACAGCGATCGCGCCCGGGCGCACGTATTGCGCCGAGAGCGCAAAGCCGGCGGCGGTTGGTCCTGCTGCGCCGACAATCCCCGAAGATACGGCGAGGTGCTCTCTCGAAAACAGGTGCATATGCCCGCCCGTACCGCCGCATAACCCGTCCGAGTAGCCGAGCAGTTCGCGCAGGATCGCGACAGGGTCTATGCCGCGCATGAGCAGTGCCGCAGTGCCGCGATGATCCAACGCCATGGCGTCGCCTTCATGTAATTGGGTCACGACGCCCGCGATGATGGCTTCTTCGCCCGTTCCAAGGTGCATTTCGCCCGAGATCAGGCCATCATGCCAGAGTTTCGCAATGGCTTCTTCGAGCAAACGACTTTTCAGCATGAGGCGATACAGGGACCACAATTCGGGTGGCATAATGACCTTCTCTTCTACTTATGCATCCCGGTAAAGTGACGTTCAAAAGAAATACGTGAGCTTGCCCCTTGACTCGGCCCTGGCGAGCTCCGCGCGCAGTGCGCTCAGTGTGCAGGAACTTCGTCGGCGCGCCTTGCCCTGATCGCCTGAGCGCGGGTTTCCAGCCTTTCCGCTTCCATCGCCCGGTTTGTCTTCCGCAACAGGGCCGCGTATCGCTCCAGGGTCGCCGCCACCTCCGGGTGCTTCGGACCAAGGGTCTTTTCCTGAATCCCCAGCGCCCGTTGAAAGAGCGGCTCGGCCCGCGCGTATCGACCATCGCTGAGATACAGCCCCGCCAGGCCGTTGAGCCCTTTGGCCAGGTCCGGATGCGTCGGCCCCAAGACCTTGTCCCAGACTGCCAACGCTCGCGTGTAGAGCGATTCGGCCTCGGTAGGCTTACCTTGATCCCGGTACAGAGTAGCCAGGTCGTTGAGACCCTTAGCCACACCCGGATGGTCAGGTCCGAGCGTCTTCTCGTAGATGGCCAGCGCCCGCTTGAGGAGCGGCTCAGCCTCGGCGTACCTGCGTTGCAGGTAGTAGAGCACCCCCAGCTCATTGCGGATCGTACCCACATCCTGGTGGTCCGTGCCAAAGGCCTTCTCCTGAATCGCGAGCGCCCGCTTGAGGAGAGGCTCGGCGTGCGCATACTCCGTGCGCACGCGGTAGAGCGAGGCCAGGTTCGTAAGGCTTGTGGCTGTGCCCGGATGGTCAGGTCCGAGCGTCTTCTCGTGGATGGCCAGCGCCCGCTTGAGGAGTGGCTCGGCGTTGGCAAACCTTCCTTTGGCACGATGCAGCAGCGCCAGGTTGTTCAGGGTCCGAGCGGTTTCCGGATTCTCCGGTCCCAGCGTCTTCTCGTAGATGGCGAGGGCTCGCCTAAGCAGCGGCTCAGCCTCGGAGTATTTGCCCTTCCGGTACAAGAGCACTCCAAGATCGTTGAGACTCCTGGCCGTATCCGAATTGTCCTGGCCCAGGGTCTTCTGTCGGGTCGCCAAGGCCTTTCTGAAAAGGGGCTCGGCCTCCGCGTATCGCGCCTGGGCGTTGTAGACCTCCGCCAGGCTATTGAGCGTCCGAACTACCTCCCGGTGGTTTGCGCCCAGGGTCTTATCACGAATAGCGAGAACCCGCTTCAGCAGCGTCTCCGCCTCGGCGTACCGCCCCTGGATTTCGTAAAGCACCCCCAGGTTGTGGAGCGTACCGACCAGACGAGGGTCTTCAGATCCGAATCGCTCCGCCTCCTTGAGGGCCGCCGTAAGATGCGTCCCTGCCTCGGTATAGTGGCCTTGCTGAAAGGCCCGGACCGCCGCGGAGGTATAGGTGCCCCAGTCGGTCTCTTGAGCGCTGACCTGGGCAGCGGTCCACAGTAGTGCGCTCAATCCTGCTATCGGCCACCACCGAGTCTGACTTCGCATCTCGACCTCCTGGGTTCAAGACCAATGGACGCCGGAAGATACAGGCGGCGCCTTCATTGGCTGGTCAACCAGGAGTCACTATAGAAGTGCTTTGAACTGCTCGATCGTCAGGCCGGCATCCACCACGAGCCCGCCCATGGTGTAGGCGTTTACCGGATTGTGACGCGGGATGGTGATGAGGCGGATACCATCGGACATCACAATGTGCTTGCCTTCACGAATGATCCGAAAGCCCGCCTTCTCAAAGGCGCGAACCGCGTGGAGATGACCGATGCCCGGCAGCTTCGGCACGGCTAGACGAGCACCTCGACTTCGCGAGTCTCCTGGTCCTTCATCACCGCGTTACGGGCTTCCAAATACTCCCGAATGGCCTCGCGGATATTGGCAAGGGCCTCTTCCTCTGTTTTCCCCTGCGACCAGCACCCCGGTAAGCCGGGGCACGAGACGCTAAAACCCTCTTCAGACTCCCGGAGAACAACCTTGTACTTCATACTCCTCCCACCTTTCTATCGTCACGCAGGCCTACCTCTGTACGACGGCCCATTGCTCGGAAACTTTACCCGGCCCAGTTCTGCCGATGGCCTGTCGTCGCCCTACTATGTCGTTCAGCCGCAATTTGAAACGCAAGCGGACGACAGCCACGCGCCGAAGCTCCGTCAGGCAACGTTGAGCATCTTATTGGCGTAGTCTCTCCCACTGGTGGCAGGGGGCAGCGGTTTGCCGTCCTTCCTGTACAGCGCTATCGTTTCGTCCACAATCTCGCATAACTCCGCGAACACCGCTTGCTCATCGTTTCCGTGGCAGCCTCCATACAACAGCCCCGGACAACTCCCGACAAAGCACTGATCTTCATCCGACCATTCGACAATTTTGACGTACCGGGCGCTCTCTTTCATCGTTGAGACTCCTCAATGGCCGCCAGAACGTCCTCATTGAGGACAACTGCGGACGGCGTAGCAGCCCAAAGCGGTATTGAAACGGCCGGTCTAACCTCAAGCGAGTGTGC
This genomic window contains:
- the ycf3 gene encoding Photosystem I assembly protein Ycf3, translated to MRSQTRWWPIAGLSALLWTAAQVSAQETDWGTYTSAAVRAFQQGHYTEAGTHLTAALKEAERFGSEDPRLVGTLHNLGVLYEIQGRYAEAETLLKRVLAIRDKTLGANHREVVRTLNSLAEVYNAQARYAEAEPLFRKALATRQKTLGQDNSDTARSLNDLGVLLYRKGKYSEAEPLLRRALAIYEKTLGPENPETARTLNNLALLHRAKGRFANAEPLLKRALAIHEKTLGPDHPGTATSLTNLASLYRVRTEYAHAEPLLKRALAIQEKAFGTDHQDVGTIRNELGVLYYLQRRYAEAEPLLKRALAIYEKTLGPDHPGVAKGLNDLATLYRDQGKPTEAESLYTRALAVWDKVLGPTHPDLAKGLNGLAGLYLSDGRYARAEPLFQRALGIQEKTLGPKHPEVAATLERYAALLRKTNRAMEAERLETRAQAIRARRADEVPAH